The window TTGCTCCTCCCTTTTCTCCTCATCAACTGGGATGTACTCGATGGTGCTTATGTACTTCACGTACTCTATAGTCTTCTTCGGATTTAGCATCTCTCTTAGCAGGTTCTGGAAGTAGTTGTCCCTGTCGTAGGCAATCTCGTGGGCCTTGGCAACGTCGAGGAAGGACGAGTGGAAGTTCTCCGCCTCTTCCCTCGTGTAGAGCTCAAAGGCTATAAAGTGGCCGTATTCCTCCTCAACGGGTTCCTTGATGTTTTCTATAAAGTCCGCCACCCGGTTGATCTTGACCGGGTCGTAGGGTTCATCGATTATAACCAGCACATCAATCTCATCAAGCCCTCCCTTCAGGTGTGCCCCATAGAAGACCACGGAGAGCAAATTGTCGCCGTAGAATTCCCTTATCCGCTGAAGAAGACTCTGCTTTGCCGCCTCAATGCTCATTCCAACACCTCCAAAAA of the Thermococcus onnurineus NA1 genome contains:
- a CDS encoding nucleotidyltransferase gives rise to the protein MSIEAAKQSLLQRIREFYGDNLLSVVFYGAHLKGGLDEIDVLVIIDEPYDPVKINRVADFIENIKEPVEEEYGHFIAFELYTREEAENFHSSFLDVAKAHEIAYDRDNYFQNLLREMLNPKKTIEYVKYISTIEYIPVDEEKREEQ